DNA from Salmo trutta chromosome 14, fSalTru1.1, whole genome shotgun sequence:
ttcctaagttaaaacattagtattgtgttgtttaaaaataaatatgaacttattttctttgcattatttgaggtctgacaacactacatcttttttgttatttggtccagttgtcattttctgcaaataaatgctctaaatgacaatatttttatttggaatttgggagaaatgttgtcagtagtttatagaattaAACAAAAATTGTCATtttacacaaacacatacctataaatagtaaaaccagagaaactgatcatttgcagtggtctcttaataTTTTCCAGAGCAGTATATTACCTATGTGTATACTGCCATTCATTCTAATAAGACTGCTTTTGGATTCatccctgaccaagatggctgccatgTATGCCCAATTTTGGAAATTTGAGGGTTtattgtcacatctgctcctgctacaccccctagtggacatctggtgtctccttgacctgcagccattctcccatttctctccctcttcttctctctgtgtgtgattgtgtggttggagacaggtgtgctggagtcagggaagttccccaccagctgcaaACCGTTCCATAATCAAgtcctctacaaatactcagtcctgccacttccactctgccagatcgtaatctctgttCATTTTGCCATTCTGACTGGttcctgtctcctgttccacatcgCACCACCCTGCTATGCTGTTCTGGATTCAACTCATCatcactcccttggattcccctctggGCCTGTTTGCCCTGTCCCAACCCAGCTCACTCCAACCTCAGCCTCCACATCGGGTTTCCTACAACTCATCCAAGCTTCCCTGGATCTGCACTTCATCTCTCCCTGTTACAGTAAATATCTTGGTTCATTCATCTGTTTcctggtctgagtctgctcttgggttcccctgtgctgCTCTGCTTAACAGTACGATCTGGCCAAGATATGAACCTAGCAGACTCGGATGCTCTCCACCAAATTCTCATTGGTCAAGGCACCCTCGACCACCCGGACGCCGCTAAACGACTCCTGTCCCTGAGTCAAGGCTCCCAGAGTGTTGCTGAAATGGCATGTTAGTTCCGCACTCTCGCCGCAGAGAGCGGCTGGAATGAGGAGGCTCTTCAGGAAGCATTCCAGAACTCACTCACTGAGACCCTCAAGGAAGAGTTGGTGTCCAGGGAGGAGCCTGATCTTGCTGAACTCATTTCTCTTACTATCTGCATTGACAACTCTCGGAGTGTCGGCGGGAGAGAGTAGGTAGGGTTACAAGTTCCTTAACATCTGTTTCAGTGCCTTGCCCTTCTCCTCTGACTGCATCCCTACCCCAGGCATGTTCTAAGCCTGAACCCATGCAGCTCAGCCGGACCCATCTATCTCCAGAGGAGAGGCAGCGGCATATCGATACCAGGAGCTGTCTATACTGTGGCCAGGTTGGCCACCTGGTGTCCACTTGTTCCCTGTCCAGTAAGAGGCGGCTCGTTGTGGGAAATACTGTTGAGTCAAATCGATGGCCCATCTTCCCCCAGACCCCTGTTTGAGGCCAACCTTGTGTGGCAGAGCCAGGCTTTTCCGCTATCTGCTCTCATAGATTCAGGTGCCGATGAGGGCTTTCTGGACCGAGGTGTTAACCAGTTGGGCCTGGACACTGTTCCACTTAACGAACCTCTCGATGCCAACGCTCTCAATGGTAAGCTTCTCCTCTGTGTCTGAGAAAACCGTTCCAGTCATCCTGGTCTCTCTGGTAATCACTAGGAAAAGCTCAGTTTCCACATAATCAACTGTCTCAACTCTCCCCTGGTTTTGGGTCATCCATGGTTAAAACTACACAACCCACAGATTGACTGGACTACCGGGAGGGTAACTACTTGGAGTACCTTTTGTCATTCCAATTGTCTACATTCTGCCCTTCCACCTGCCTTGTCTGTACCCAAGTCCATTCCAGACCCCTCGGACCTGTCTTCTGTTCCTCCAGAGTATCACGGTCTAGCTCCTGTGTTCAGTAAGCACCACACCCCACCTCTGTCGCCTCATCTGTTGTATGACTGCACTATAGAGCTTCAGCCTGGAGCTCCTCTCCTCAGTAGCAGGTTGTATAACCTCTCTCGCCCCGAGTAAGAGGCTATGGAGGAATACAGCCAAGATTCCCTGAATGTCAGACATGTCAGGCCTTCCTCCCCTCCGGTAGGAGCTGGGTTTTTCTTTGTCAAGAAAAAAGGTGGGTTGAATAGTATCACTGTCAGGAACAAGTATCCCTCGCCACTCATCAGTTCTGCTTTTGTCCCCCTTCATGGTGCCACGGTTTTCACTAAACTCGACctccggaatgcctaccaccttgtcCGCATcagagagggggacgagtggaaaatgGCCTTCAGCACACCACTTGGACACTGAGTATTTGGTCGTGCCGTTAGTAAGACCAAATGCCCCTGCTGTTTTTCAGAGCCTGAAGCCGCTACAGCGTTTGCTGGGgtttgccaatttttttttttacagccatTTCATCCGTGACTACAGTCGTTTGGCAGCTCCTCTCACCTCCACTCCGTTCCACTGGTCCCCCGAGGCAGCGTTCCAGAAACTCAAGCACCGCTTCACTTCCGTCCAATCCTTACCCAGACAGTTTGTCCTCGAGGTGGATGCTTCCGACATCGGGGTAGGTGCTGTCCTGTCTCAACGTTCACCCTCTGCTCAGAAGCTCCATCCATGTCCCGGAAGCGCTCACCTGCAGAGACTGAGCGGGCCAACCAGGAGTTAGAGACTGCCCTACGCTGTGACTTTGGCTAACCCTTCCTCCTGGAGGTCCCAGTTACCCTGGGTGGAATATGCCCACAATACCCTCGTCAGGTATGTCACCCTTTGAATGTGCCCTGGGTTATCAACCCCCCCTTGTTCCCTGCCCAAGAGGTCGAGGTAGCGGTGCACTCGGTCCAGGACCACATGCGCCGTTGTCATCACACCTGGAGGAGGGCCCGGACTGCTCTTCGTGCCTCCACCAGGACCCAATCCCAAGCTAACCGTTGCCGTGCTTCAGCTCCAGTCTACACTCCAGGCCAAAAGGTATGGCTCCCGTCTAAGGACTTGCCCTTGAAAGTGGCTTCCAGAAAACTAGCGCCCTGATTTATTGGCCCATTTGAGATTGATCATGTCATTAACCCCTCTGCTGTGCATCTGAAACTCCCAGACTCTCTCAAAATCCACCCCACCTTCCATGTGTCTTTGATTAAACCAGTCCTCCACCCCCTCGGCTCATCGATGACCATCCTGCCTATACTGCCCAGTGGCTTTTGGATGTACGCGGTTGGCAGtatctggtggactgggaggcaTACGGGCCTGAGGAGCGCTGCTGGGTGCCCCATCGTCACATTCTGGACCCATCCCTGCTACAGGATTTCCATACCTCACACCCTGACAAGCCAGGTCGTGCGCCaggtgtcacatctgctcctgctacaccaccaccccccccccacccccccagtgGACATCTGGTGTCTACTTGACCTGCAGCCATTCTCCcagttctctccctcttcttctctctgtgtgtggttggagacaggtgtgctggagtcagagcagttccccaccagctgcaacctgttccataatcaagacctctacaaataatcagtcctgccacttccactctaCCAGATCATAATCTCTGTTCATTTTGCCACTCTGACTCTGGTTTCTGTCTCTtattccacatctcaccaccctgTTCTGGATTAAACTCATCACTCCCTTGGATTCTCCTCCGGACCTGTCCCAACCCAGCTCACTCCAGCCTCCACATCTGGTTTCCTACAACTCATCCAAGCTTCCCTGGATCTGCACTTCATCTCACCCTGTGTTACAGGCAATATCTTGGTTCATTCATCTTTTTCCTGGTCTGAGTCTgttcttgggttcccctgtgcttCTCCGCTTAACATTTATGACAAttcccctctagtaatttaataggctCTCTATGGGTTTACTGCAGCCCGCATGACACATGCCAAATTCAATTGTATGATGACGAAAACATCGCTTGACATTGAGCGCCATCAAGTGACATCACTGTGTAAAACACCTCAATATTTGTTTATGAAGACAAATAACTTCATAACTTCATAACCGATATCTGGCGTTGTGGCACACACATCTATCTTTTTTGCTTGATTATTTCTGTGATACATTTCTAGGTTCTCTTCACTTTAGAATAGGTTGTAGTGAACATGCATTTCCAGTGCATCCACACATACTGGCTTCTGTCATACCTTGATGCGCAGGTAAGAACATTTcctagattaaaaaaaaaaaacattacattttgtaGACCTACATAGGAAGTGATAATTAATAGGTCAAACGTGGCCTGTCGTATCCCTGAAGTTTGTTTGAGTTCAAATGAATGGCCAGTTAGCTCACTGGTTCCAGAGCTAATGATGGCCTGTCTTACAGAGAAAGCTCATCAAAGTTCCTGAGTCTTCAGCCTACATCACTGTCAATCACATGAGGAGATGGATCATTTTCAATGTTGAGAAAGCCTTcctgaaaaagggagagagacctAAAGGTCCACAGGCAGTCAACCTGTCCAACACTTTCCTGTATAGCTAATAATAAAGCTAAATACATGGCCAAAACACAATAAGTCTCTTTGCTGAATATATGACACAAAGTGACATATGCATTCTGTGTTTCATTTGTAGATTTCAGGAGGGGAGAAACCCCTACCTCATTGAGCTGGTAAGAAATATATGTCACTTTATAACCAGCGAGATGTGAAATATCCATAATAGCCTGATCAAAATGACATTGTCAGGTGTTCAAAATGAGTTATAAATGCTGTAATTCGTATAAACATTTGCCATGGTAATATACAACTCAATATTCCACTAAATTCAAACACAGACATTGAAGGTGAGTCGGCGCAGGCTCGTTAACATCGAGCAGAATGTTTGGAGAGAGCTCAATGTGGAACGATGCCCGTCTCTGCGGTCTACTGGAAAGGAATGACTGGCTTCTCTTATCCCTGTTTGTGACTATTttcagtgtaatactgtagtaatAGAGGCCTACTGTGTGTTTCATAAgaaatacatacagtgcattcagaaagtattcatatcccttgacttattacacattttattgtgttacagcctgaaattctaaattgattaaattgttttttttttttcacccatcgacacacaatactccataaggACGAAGTCAAAACAGGATTGtagacattttttaaaatttattgAAAATCAAATGTATAAATATCTTAATAGACTGCTGTTTTAACCTCTATCAATAGTCATAAGAGGAGCTTTTAGAGAACATGTATTTCTCTCTTTTCCATGTGAAGTTCATtgtggagcagcagcagctcttCACTGACAACGCAGAGAAACATGCCAAACCTGAGATCAGGTCAGAGGAGATGGTCCAGGTGGAGCTCCTCAGCCAAACCTGAGATCAGGTCAGAGGAGATGGTCCAGGTGGAGCTCCTCAGCCAAACCTGAGATCAGGTCAGAGGAGATGGTCCAGGTGGAGCTCCTCAGCCAAATCTGAGATCAGGTCAGAGGAGATGGTCCAGGTGGAGCTCCTCAGCCAAACCTGAGATCAGGTCAGAGGAGATGCTCCTCAGCCAAACCCAGGTGGAGATTCCACAGGACGTCAGGGAGGTCGTGGAGAGCCTGGTGGACATGGCGGCAGAAAGAGACAGCACGAGGGACATCGTCCAAAGAGCCCTCACTGAAATCGGGACCAAGGTGACAAGCTGTCTCCAAGACCTTCCTGAAGCAGGTCGTGGTGCTCAGTTAAACCATCAGGACATTATCTCCCAGGTAATTCTTCAAGTTTCTCTGAAGGTCACTCCTCTTTTGAAGGATGCAGAAGCTCTCCTATGGTCCTTGTTATGGGTCCAGGTCACGGGCGGCAGCTGGTCAGCACTCTTCAGCAGTCCACAGATCACTTGGCGGTGGTGAAGTGTTAAACCAAGGCCTTATACCTTttttaaagggttaataaattatgttatgataaactgtaaggtctcctcttcaggagacctgtgtgtgtgttttgagtgttGTGACCTTCAGACACTATCAGAAAGCGTCTACGTTCAGACGACTCCTGTCTGGATCCCACCGTGATTATCTGGTTTTCTGAGAACACAAGGCTGCCACAGACCTGATGAAACCAGCCCCCTGTCAGAAGATGCTTACACTCGTTCACCTTGTCATGACCCTATACTTGTGATGAAAGGTCAAGTTTCAGTCAAACCCACTTCTGAGCTTTAAATTGCTGATAAGATGGTTACTGCTGTCAGGGGGAGGCTAGctttattaaaatgttgttgcCAGGGAAACTCACACAAGAAGGACTGGGAGAGGCTATATGAGTTACAGGATGTCTTATACATTTTGCAGAACTTGGAGAAACTATCATATagttgggggcggcaggtagcctagtggttagagcgttggactagtaaccgaaaaattgcaagatcgaatccccaagctgacaaggtaaaaacctgtcattctgcccctgaacaaggcagttaacccactgttcctatggctgtcattaaaaataagaatttgttcttaactcacttgcctagttaaataaaggtaaaataatatatactgtaccaacttctgcctacaaattgtattactaaaggagtatttttttttatatatacttaaAGTCTGTTTCCTTTCCATTactaatgtacagttgaagttcaaagtttacatacatttaggttggagtcattaactcatttttcaaccactccacaaatttcttgttaacaaattatagttttggcaagttcgttaggacatctactttgtgcataacacaagtaatttttccaataattgtttatagacagattatttcacttataattcactgtatcacaattccagtgggtcagaagtttacatacactaagttgactgtgcctttaaacagcttgacaaattccagaaaatgatgtaatggctttagaagcttctgataagctaattgacatcaattggaggtgtacctgtggatgcatttcaaggcctaccttcaaactcactgcctctttgcttgacatcatgggaaaatctaaataaatcagccaagacctcagaaaaaaattgtagaacacaagtgtggttcatccttgggagcaatttccaaacgcctgaaggtaccacgttcatctgtacaaacaatagtacgcaagtataaacaccatgggaccacgcagccgtcataccgctcaggaaggagacgcattctgtctcctagagatgaacgtactttggtgcggaaagtgcaaatcaatcccagaacaacagcaaaggaccttgtgaagatgctggaggaaacaggtacaaaagtatctatatccacagtcaaacaagtcctatatcgacataacctgaaacgcTGCTCagcaaaaccgccataaaaaaagccagactacggtttacaactgcacatggggacaaaaattgtactttttggagaaatgtcctctggtctgatgaaacaaaaatagagctgtttggccataatgaccattgctatgtttggaggaaaaagggggatgcttgcaagctgaagaaccccatcccaaccgtgaagcacgggggtggcagcatcatgttgtgggggtgctttgctgcaggagggactgatgcacttcacaaaatagatggcatcatggggctggaaaattatgtggatatattgaagcaacatctcaagacatcagtcaggaagttaaagcttggtcgcaaatgggtcttccaaatggacaataaccccaagcatacttccaaagttgtggcaaaacggcttaaggacaacaaagtcaaggtattggagtggccatcacaaagccctgacctcaaccccacagaaaatttgtgggcagaacggaaaaaagtgtgtgtgaagcCTACAAAgctgacccagttacaccagctctgtcaggaggaatgggccaaaattcacccaacttattgtgggaagcttgtggaaggctacccgaaacctttgacccaagtcaaacaatttaaaggcagtactaccaaatactaattgagtgtatgtaaacttctaacccactgggaatgtgatgaaagaaataaaagctgtaataaatcattctctctactattattcggacatttcacattcttaaaataaagtggtgatcctaactgacctaagacagggaagatttactaggattaaatgtcaggaattatgaaaaactgagcttaaatgtattttgctaaggtgtatgtaaacttctgacttcaacagtATGTTTGATAATTTTATAGACCTGATCATTTGTTGAAGAAATTAACCAACAGTGGCCACGAACATcattgtcacagttgtcgtaaggagaggaccaaaatgcagcagggaagtgtatactcatcttctttattatggacaaagaaggaaaaaccaaaataaacacgtatacaaaaacacaaatgaactagacagtcttgtcaggcacacacagcaaaacaagaaacaatctcccacaaacactaaaccaaacacatacccatatataggactctcaatcagaggcaactagaaaaaacctgcctccaattgacagtccaaccccaattaactagacatagatatacaactaaccagaaaaaacatagaaatactaacacagaacataacccggaactaactaaccaaacaccctactaaataaaccaccaccccaaaccacataaacaaaataccctctgccacgtcctgaccaaactacaattacaaataatccctaatactggtcaggaGGTGACAATCATGGAGAACCTGGAGGAGATACTAGGCCCCAGAACGGTGCTGGCAAGAGCACTTGGACTGGGATCAAAGATCTTTAACCACTATGTGGTTTGCCTTGTAGCTCTGTGGATTGCTAAGAGTGTACCTGATCGGTTTGCTGCTAACAAGGAGGAGGGACTTATTACCCAGAGTATGATGGAGAACCATGCTCTAAGTTCTTGTTCAAAGAAGACATACAGCTGAAGAAGCAAGGTGAAAGCAACGCTGCTGTGTCAGACTCTGAACCACTGACCTCTAGCTCGGCACCTGACCAAGGAGACATTAGAGCAGAAACACAGCAGAATGAGGAAGTTAGTGACCCTTTTTCCCGGAATCGGAACCCTCCCAAGCTGTTGTTTCTGACTGGCATTTAAACCTGGAGCCCATCCTACCACAGAACTATCTACAGCTTGTATATGAGGCTAGAGAAGCACCTCTTTCTGATGCCACCAGCACCACATTCCAGACCATCAAAGAAGATGACCAGCCTTCTCAGTCTTCGAGGACTGCGCTGGACAGGAAGTGGAGCATGAAGATGAGGAGGATTCGCAACGTCTTCAGAAGGAAATGTAATGAAGGGGGTTCTAAAGCCGCCTAAAGCCTATTACCACCACAAGACTCATACATTAGAAGACAATTCTAACAGCCTGACATTGTTATTTAATTAGTCTGTTATTATTTGGGAAATAGAATGATGGGATTTTTGGCCTTGGCATTTCTAATTAGAAACCCCACAAGATTCCTACTAGAACGGAACTGTAACAGCctgatatttgtatttttttattcctattttattgttgctttcttcattttaaagtatattaaTTTAACTTTTTTATGCACACTGATTGAGATAAAAGTACATGTTCAATCTATTCGTTACTCTGTGGTTGGATGTTGATAGAGGAAAGGATTTTAAATAATGTAGACGATGAAGAAATTATCTGTGCATTTTATACCCCATATGGTATACTCTTTTAttaaaaaatgtacaaatatatacaatatatacaaatatttttGTTGAACAAATTTCACAAACAGTATAACTGACTTTACAAAAATGGATTTTCGACACGTGGAAATATTACAGTAGTAATTGCTAAATCTTGagattgtaaatgaaagaggATAGAATTCATTTTGCTCTCATTTTCACAGTGACATTGATAAAAGATACAGAGATTTCACAAAATGTTCAGGAGTACTAGTCTATTACTAGTGTACTAGTGATTTTATACTGGTACATTGAGTCAGTACTGCCAGTCTGACACATGGACATGTATCAGTATCATTCACATCCTAACTCATAGTTTAATGTGGCTACATACAACACAGGAACTACAAGAATATATATTACTAAGTTATTACTTACTTATgtacagtattttgttttttaacaCCTTTTAAAACTATTTAAAACTATTTGTTGATCACAACATTGTAAAATATGGGGTCCTTCATCCTCTTTAAGGTCTTTTAAAGTACAAAAATACTCCCAACATCATCTAGGTCTAGGGTAATCTTCTGTTATGGACGGATACAACTTTGCTGAAAACACTTCTTTACAACTTTAGAAAGCATAGATTCCCATGCCAACCGTTGCCAGGGCTACACAGATCCCCAGCACCATTCTGAAGAAGGGTGATGCGTTGACCAGACTGGTCTGGATCTGAAGGGATCTAGCCGTCACTTTCTCTCCTGAGAAAAAAGGAAAGGAGGAATGATTAGTATTATCTAACACACTAACTGCATATGTACTAAATATCACCGTCATcatattcaaccagtgtgtgtgtctgcgtgtttgtgtgtgtctgtgtgtgtgtgtgtgtgtgtgtgtgtgtgtgtgtgtgtgtgtgtgtgtgtgtgtgtgtgtgtgtgtgtgtgtgtgtgtgtgtgtgtgtgtgtgtgtgtgtgtgtgtgagtgtgtgtgtgtgtgagagtgtgtgtaacTTACCATCAGCCAGTTTGGAGTGCGTTGACGTGTGTCTTGTGCATCTATTTCTGGTTGTCGTATGCATGAGctcactttccctctctgtcacagacaCCATCTTCTGAAGATCGTCAAAGACCTGCATCACAGACAGAGGCAAGACAACATCAGTCAAAAGTCAGTCATCTTATGTACGAAGAACCAAGAAGCTCCTCAAAAAAAACTAAATGGCTCTCACTTAGCTTATAGTTGAACACCAACCCTAATATCTAACCTTATATCACCCCTAAACCATGGCTGTCCCGTTTCCCTATTCCTTGTCATCCCCCCCATCTCCCCAACCACCtcatcctccactcctctcctcctcctccactcctctcctcctcacctggaTGTTCAACTCGAAGGCTCTGACAGCCTCCTGCAgcattcctttcctctcctcctcctccagctctaTGCTGTTCATTCTACTCCTGTACAGCTGTTTGAACAGGTTGGGGCTGCTCACGCCCGGGAAGGAAAAGAACGACAGACCCTCGCCACCCTTCAGCCCCAGAGACTTCTGGGTAATGCGGCCAAGGACTTGTCCGCCAGATAGGTCGCCGAGGTAGCGGGTGTATGCGTGTGCCACTAGGTACTCAGGGTTGTCTTTGCCGATCtgtagagggaaggagagaaagagagaaagagagagtcagtacagtacaggtgtgaATGCACTATAAACCCATTCCAAGTAACCAAATTCTTTTAAAAAATTGTCTCAACTTCTAACGTTTGGCTGAATTTACATTGGATTTTTGAAACCCTCATTTGCCCCCTTCATGGTTCCATAAGGCAGGGTTTcctaaactcggtcctggggcccagCTAGGGTACACGTTTAGTTTTTGCCCCAGCACTACACAGATGATTCCAATAATCACATTTTTATGATGAGatagttatttgaatcagctgtgtggtgctagggcaaaaactaaaataTGCACCCAGAGGagaccccaggaccgagtttggaaaaCCCTGTTATAAAGCATTATGGTACGATTCAACTTCCACAGTAGCTGGTAGGTTAGTTTCCAGACCAGTCCAGTTTAATACACACCTGTCTGAGTCTATGGGCATAGATTTTAGTGGCAGCCGGTACAACAAtcttctctctccagtcctgCCCATAGAAATGCTCCAGGTCTCTCTCCACTGACTCCAGCCGTGCTAGTTCCAGGGGGAAGTATATAGGCGCGACACTCGGGTGGTTGGAGTTGTTGTCCAGAGCTTCCTCTAGTGCTTGATAGATCTCATAGAGGGAGCACAGGAGAAGCTGAGGAAAGGAGATAAGAAAAGGATATAAACTTGGGTTAGTCTCAATACTTCCATTACACACAAAATACAGTACCTTGACCCACAACAGTTTATAGCAGTACATGATAGAAGGACGCAGCATGATGATGCACGGCGCTCCAGCTTGAAAAATGTTGCATGTCCACACTGAAGATTCAGATCAACTGATGGG
Protein-coding regions in this window:
- the LOC115147357 gene encoding heme oxygenase; this translates as METEKKMQTQVEHTDSDLSEQIKAVTKDSHVRAENTELMLAYQRGNVSLPQYKLLLCSLYEIYQALEEALDNNSNHPSVAPIYFPLELARLESVERDLEHFYGQDWREKIVVPAATKIYAHRLRQIGKDNPEYLVAHAYTRYLGDLSGGQVLGRITQKSLGLKGGEGLSFFSFPGVSSPNLFKQLYRSRMNSIELEEEERKGMLQEAVRAFELNIQVFDDLQKMVSVTERESELMHTTTRNRCTRHTSTHSKLADGEKVTARSLQIQTSLVNASPFFRMVLGICVALATVGMGIYAF